TCTGTTCCTCTGTTTTTCAAGGCTCCGGACAAATGGACAACACACTGGTTTAATAGAAAAAAACGATCTGTGGACCGGTTTTTTCATTGTTTGTTGGCCCTTATTCCGGCACATAGACCATGGAACCGTCTTCAAGCCGGTAGGCGGTTCCCAGGCGCATGCCCCTGCCTGCGGCCTGCTCCCGGGTCATTTTCACAGCGTCAATTTTGGTGCCTTTTTTGGTGATGATCTCCATTTCACCATCTGAAGCCTGCCGGGTGATAGTCAGTTCCGAATCCTTTTTCAGCAGATCTTCCATGTGAAACGCCCCGAACAGGGCCAGCATCAACCCCACAATAAACACCAGTCCCAGATCGAACAGGTTGGCCACCCCGTTCAGGGGATCATTTTCAGACAACCCTTTTTCCCGGGATTGGATCGCAGACAGATACTTCATCTGCCACCCCCTTTGGTTTCCATCCGTGCCGTCTGCCGTTCACAGAACCTTATGAACGCCGGAATTTTCATCGGTTTTCCCCTTTGTTTTCGATCCGGGGCATCTGCAGTTCACAGATCAGGGCCATGTTTTTGATATCCTCTTCCACCCACCGCCGCTGGATGGTAAAAAAAAGATAACTGATCAATCCCAGGGCCATGCCCACCACAGTGGTGGTAAAGGCCACCACCAGATCTCCTGACAACCGGGTCAGGTCTCCCTGGCTGAG
Above is a window of Desulfotignum balticum DSM 7044 DNA encoding:
- a CDS encoding DUF2149 domain-containing protein, whose translation is MKYLSAIQSREKGLSENDPLNGVANLFDLGLVFIVGLMLALFGAFHMEDLLKKDSELTITRQASDGEMEIITKKGTKIDAVKMTREQAAGRGMRLGTAYRLEDGSMVYVPE